GGGCGAGGCGTCCGGGTACGACCTCGCGAAAGGGTTCGAGGCCTCGGTGGCGAACTTCTGGATGGCCACGCCCCAGCAGCTCTACCGGGAACTGGAGCGCATGGAGAGCGAGGGGCTCGTCTGCGCCCGGGTCGTACAGCAGGAGCGCCGGCCCAACAAGCGGCTCTTCTCGCTCACCGAAGCCGGTCGCGACGTCCTGCGCGCCTATGTCGCCGAAGGGCCCTCGAAACCGACGGCCATCCGGGACGAGCTGATGGTCCGGGTCCAGTGCGTCGACATCGGCGACATCGGCGATATCGACGCCGTACGGGCCGCGGTCGTCGAGCGGGTGGAGCGGTCCACCGCCAAGCTGGCCCGGTACGAGCG
This genomic window from Streptomyces sp. DG2A-72 contains:
- a CDS encoding PadR family transcriptional regulator, with protein sequence MALRNAVMAALLEGEASGYDLAKGFEASVANFWMATPQQLYRELERMESEGLVCARVVQQERRPNKRLFSLTEAGRDVLRAYVAEGPSKPTAIRDELMVRVQCVDIGDIGDIDAVRAAVVERVERSTAKLARYERMRERLLAGRGEDEYFADAERIGPYLTLMGGMAFERANLEWGRAALRRLEQRAVSGVW